Proteins encoded by one window of Nasonia vitripennis strain AsymCx chromosome 5, Nvit_psr_1.1, whole genome shotgun sequence:
- the LOC100121074 gene encoding organic cation transporter protein — translation MASVDNELEEVMAHLGEFGKFQAWQFSLHIIGALTAGLHMMTLMTVAAVPDAQCEITLGEYSRYGNGSGEGFEVLDKCHFVDPSNETRACSLWSYDRTYFQSSRAIEWNFVCSQRWMGALAQSAYMFGVFVGAVSLGSMADKYGRKIIFYVSSVAQLVLGVSVALIPEYYTFLVVRFLYGIFGSAGAYITGFVLTMELVGASKRTVCGLMFQLAFAVGFMLVAAWGALVKDRMWLQIIYGLHSAALLGHWWLMDESPRWLWAQGRIGEALEIVQKALRMNGSPVQLEVQKYAARGKLQEVSEEDGDGSRSALDLLKTPNLRAKTLNVCLNWFANSIVYYGLSLNTGNLVGNPFLMMFLSGLVEVPSYIFICFVMDRTGRRSLISTLMLIGGICCICATSIPRDVAGGAAGTVGIVLFGKACIAGSFAIIYNYTAELFPTVLRNTALGIGSMCARLSGALTPMIMLLDSFNPKVPATVFGFIALLAGFLALYLPETVNQPMPESLEDGENFGKGDTCFSSCVNRRRVKDKRAYEVALQKVDDLEHDKDYQKC, via the coding sequence ATGGCGAGCGTGGACAACGAGCTGGAGGAGGTGATGGCCCACCTGGGCGAGTTCGGCAAGTTCCAGGCCTGGCAGTTCTCGCTGCACATAATCGGCGCGCTGACCGCGGGCCTGCACATGATGACCCTGATGACGGTGGCCGCGGTTCCCGACGCCCAGTGCGAGATCACGCTCGGCGAGTACTCGCGCTACGGCAACGGCAGCGGCGAGGGCTTCGAGGTGCTGGACAAGTGCCACTTCGTCGACCCGAGCAACGAGACCCGGGCCTGCAGCCTCTGGAGCTACGACCGGACCTACTTCCAGTCGTCCCGGGCCATCGAGTGGAACTTTGTCTGCTCGCAGCGCTGGATGGGAGCGCTGGCCCAGTCGGCCTACATGTTCGGCGTGTTCGTCGGCGCCGTGAGCCTCGGCAGCATGGCCGACAAGTACGGGCGCAAGATCATCTTCTACGTGTCCTCGGTGGCCCAGCTGGTCCTGGGCGTCTCGGTGGCCCTGATCCCCGAGTACTACACCTTCCTCGTGGTGAGGTTCCTCTACGGGATCTTCGGCTCGGCCGGGGCCTACATCACCGGCTTCGTCCTCACGATGGAGCTCGTCGGCGCGTCCAAGCGCACAGTCTGCGGACTCATGTTCCAGCTGGCCTTCGCCGTGGGCTTCATGCTCGTGGCCGCCTGGGGCGCCCTGGTGAAGGACCGCATGTGGCTGCAGATCATCTACGGGCTGCACAGCGCCGCGCTCCTCGGGCACTGGTGGCTCATGGACGAGTCGCCCAGGTGGCTCTGGGCCCAGGGCCGCATCGGCGAGGCCCTCGAGATCGTGCAGAAGGCCCTGCGCATGAACGGCAGCCCCGTCCAGCTGGAGGTCCAGAAGTACGCGGCCAGGGGCAAGCTGCAGGAGGTCAGCGAGGAGGACGGCGACGGCTCGCGCAGCGCGCTGGACCTGCTGAAGACGCCGAACCTCCGGGCCAAGACGCTCAACGTCTGCCTCAACTGGTTCGCCAACTCGATCGTCTACTACGGGCTCTCGCTGAACACGGGCAACCTCGTGGGCAACCCCTTCCTCATGATGTTCCTCAGCGGGCTGGTCGAGGTGCCGAGCTACATCTTCATCTGCTTCGTGATGGACCGCACCGGCCGGCGGAGCCTCATCAGCACGCTCATGCTGATCGGCGGGATCTGCTGCATCTGCGCCACCTCGATACCGCGCGACGTGGCCGGCGGGGCCGCCGGCACGGTCGGCATCGTCCTCTTCGGCAAGGCCTGCATAGCCGGCTCCTTCGCCATCATCTACAACTACACGGCCGAGCTGTTCCCCACGGTCCTGAGGAACACGGCCCTGGGCATCGGCTCGATGTGCGCCCGTCTCAGCGGAGCCCTCACCCCGATGATCATGCTGCTGGACTCGTTCAACCCCAAGGTGCCGGCCACGGTCTTCGGGTTCATCGCCCTCCTCGCCGGGTTCCTCGCGCTCTACCTGCCCGAGACGGTGAACCAGCCGATGCCCGAGTCGCTCGAGGACGGGGAGAACTTTGGCAAGGGCGACACCTGCTTCTCGAGCTGCGTCAACCGGCGCAGGGTCAAGGACAAGCGGGCCTACGAGGTCGCCCTGCAGAAGGTCGACGACCTCGAGCACGACAAGGACTACCAGAAGTGCTAG